The Gloeobacter violaceus PCC 7421 DNA window GGCACTGTATCCCCGTGCACGAATGTTGGCTTGCCAACCTAGTGGCCCCGGTGAGTGAGCAGATGCCCCTGTGCTACGGTCGCCAGGTCGGAGGCGAAGCGACCCGCTTCAGCGAGCACCAACTGTTTGCCAAGTTCTTTGCGTCCACCAGCTGCCTTCCCCAGGAGGGGTTTTTCTGCAACAACGCCAATGCCGCCCTGCTTGCTTCTGTCTGGGAGCGCTACCGCTTCGACGAAGCGCTCACCGGTCTGGAGGACATGGACCTGGCCAAGCGCCTGTATACGGCCGGATTGCGCGTCGGTTACGTGGCGGAGGCGCCGGTGATCCACCACCACCACGAATCATGGGCGCAGGTGCGCAGACGCTACGAGCGCGAGGCGATTGCCCTACAGCACATCCTGCCGGAGGTACACATCAGTTTGTTTGATTTTGGCCGGTATCTATTGAGCGCTCTGTGGCTCGACGGCACCCGCGCCCTGGTTCAGGGGCGGCTGGGGGATCTGGCCGGCGAGATTTTCATGTTCCGCCTGATGCAGTTCTGGGGCTCCTACCGTGGCAACCACGAACACCAGAAACTCTCCAAGGCCAAAAAAGAACGCTATTTTTACCCGGGCAAGCCCGCCGGTCCGACCCCCGCGGCTGTCCCTCCAGGAGAGAACCATGCCGCCATCGCCACCCGCGTCGATCGTCGCTCTGCTACCCATGAAAGCCCATAGCGCCCGGGTGACGGGCAAAAACTTCCGGGCTTTCAACGGCAAACCGTTGTTTCGCTGGATCCTCGATACGCTCCTGTCTATGCCGGAAGTGGACCAGGTCGTCATCAACACCGACGCGCGGGCGATCCTGGCCGAACACGGTCTGGTGAACTCCCAGCGAGTCCTGATTCGCGATCGCAAAGCCAAGATCTGCGGCGATTTTGTGAGCATGAACCTGGTACTCGAAGACGATGTCGCGAATGTGCCCGCCGATATTTATCTCATGACCCACACGACCAATCCGCTACTGAGCGCCCAGACCATTCGCGGGGCACTTGCCGCCTACCAGCAAGCCAAAGCCGCCGGTCGCGCCGATTCGCTCTTTGCAGTCAACCGCTTCCAGACGCGCTTCTACCGGGCTGATGGCAGCCCCGTCAATCACGATCCGGACAAACTTCTGCGCACCCAGGATCTAGAAGCCTGGTTCGAGGAAAATTCCAATCTTTATATCTTTAGTGCCGAGAGTTTTGCCGCCACCCGGGCGCGCATCGGTACGCGGCCGACAATGTTCGAGACGCCCCGGCGCGAGTCCGCCGACATCGACGATCAAGAAGGCTGGGACATTGCCGAGATGATCGCCCGCACCCTGTACCCTGCCGTTGTCTAAAATGCGCGTCCTGGTCACCTGCCCGCCGATGCTGCGGCGCATCGAGCACTTTAAAGACCACTTCGAAGCGCGAGGGGCCGAGGTGTATTGCCCGCCGGTAGTACAGACACTCTCGGTTGCTGAACTGGTCGATCTATTGCCCGGCTTCGACGGCTGGATCATCGGCGACGACCCGGCGACGCGGGCAGTCTTCGCAGCCGGAGTGCGCGGGCGGCTCAAGGCGGCGGTCAAGTGGGGCGTGGGTGTCGACAACGTCGATTTTGCCGCCGCCCGCGCTCTGGGCATTCCGATTGCCAACACCCCGGCGATGTTCGGGGCCGAAGTGGCGGATGTGGCCGTCTCCTACGTGACGGCCCTGGCGCGCGAGACGTTTTCTGTCGACCGGGAGGTGCGCGCCGGTGGCTGGCCGAAGCCCTGCGGCGTCTCACTGGCGGGCAAAACCGTCGCTCTGGTCGGGTTTGGGGATATCGGCAAAGCCACTGCCCGGCGTCTTGTCGCAGCCGAGATGCGCGTCATCGCCTACGACCCGCGCTATGTCCCGGAGGCGGGTTCTGAGGCGGTCGAGCCGGCCCTGTGGCCCGAGCGCCTCGGCGAGGCCGATTTTATCGTCTTCACCTGCGCCCTCACCCCCGAAAACCGTCACATGCTCGGGGTCGCAGCGTTTGGGCTGACCAAGCCCGGTGTGCGCGTCGTCAATGTCGCCCGCGGACCGCTCATCGACGAGCAGGCGCTGATTGTGGCCCTGGCAAGCGGCCGGGTGCATTCGGCCGCTCTCGATGTCTTCGAAGTGGAACCGCTCGCGGCCGATTCGCCCCTGCGCGCTCACGAGCGCTGCATTTTCGGCTCCCACAACGCCTCGAACACCGCCGATGCCGTCGAGCGCGCAAGCTTCAAGGCGATGGCGCTGCTGTTCGGTTTTTTGGGGATCGACTGAGTGCCGACGACCGCAGTGATCACCGGCGCCAACGGCGGTATCGGACGGGCGCTCTGCTCGGTCTTCAAGGCCGCCGGCCACCGGGTGGTGGCTCTCGATGTGCAGGAGGGTGAGTGCGAGTGCGATCACTTCGTGCCGGTGGATTTGCAAAAACTATGTCTGGAGGAGAGCTACCGGGATGACTTTCTGGACCGATTGCGCGCCGAGTTGCCCCCTGAGGGGCTCCACGCCCTGATCAACAACGCCGCTGTCCAACGGCTCGGTGCAACCGGGCAAATCACCCTGGCCGATTGGCGTGAGACCCTCGATGTCAATCTGACGGCACCGTTTTTGCTCATCCAGGGATTGCTTGGCGAGTTGGAGCGGGCGGGCGGCTCGGTGGTCAATATCGCCAGCGTGCACGCCAAAGCGACCAAACCCGGCTTCGTCAGCTACGCCACCAGCAAAGCCGCCCTAGTGGGGCTCACCCACAGCCTCGCAGTCGATCTTGGTGCGCGCGTGCGCGTCAACGCCGTCTGCCCGGCAGCAGTGGCTACACCGATGCTCAAAGCCGGCTTCGAGGGCAAAGACCAGCAGTGGCGGGATTTGGCCCGCATGCACCCGCTGGGCCGCATTGCCGAACCCGAAGAAGTAGCCCGTGCGGCGTTGTTTTTAGCCTCGCCGCAGGCAGCATTTGTGAGCGGAACAGCCCTCGACCTCGACGGCGGCATCAGCCACCGCCTGCACGACCCGGTTTAAAGCGATGCATGCTACTCCTAAAATCAACCTTATCGATATCGGTGCAGTGGGCGGCCTTGGTCTGCCCTGGCAAGGTCACCAGGACAAGTTGGACTGGGTGTTGAGCTTCGAGCTCAACGAACCGCCGCAACTGACCGGCAAGCGGTTGCGCTATGACTGCGCGGTGTGGAACTTCGATGGCGAGGCGACATTTCATGTCTCGGGCATCCACGGCACGGGTTCCTCGCTGCTCAAACAAAATATTGACTGGGTGCGGCAAAATTATTAGCGCATCGCCAAAGAGGGCGATCCTCAGCTCAACCGCAGTTGGTTCGAACGTTCGGAGGTGACTTGCCAGATTCCCTGTCAGGTCAAAAAACTCGACACCATACTGCAGGAACTCTACCGCTCGCTCGAGCGAAAAATCGACTTCGCCTTTCTAAAAAGTGACACCCAAAGTGGCGAAGGCTTTGTTCTGCAGGGAGCCGAGCAGTATCTGCGCGAGGATTGCCTAGCTTTGGAGCTGGAACTTAACCGCTATCCCCTTTGCAAGGGGATGTTTCTAGAGAACGAAATCAAAACCTTTCTGGCCGAGCGTGGTTTTCGTGTTGCCGGTTGGACCGGCTATCAAAATTCCTTTGCCTCCCAGGCAGACTATCTGTTTGTGCGCGAAACGCCGTGCTCGCCCCGCGAGCGTGCCACGATTGCGCTCATCGAATCGATTTACAACCCTTCCCGTCCACAGCGCAAGATCAAACAGCCCTCATTGAAGGCCAGACTTGCCGCCCGGGTACGCAGGGCAACGGGAAGCCTTTCTGCCCACCTCGGTCGCCAGTAGTTACGATGACACCCATGATCGAACAGATTGCCCTGGCCATTCGCGATGCCCAGTCGGAAGGCCCACTGCTGCAAGCGGGCAAGGATGTGTTGACCGGTTTTTCCGGCGACAAACTTGTCGGCGCTCTCCAGCGGCTGGCCCTGCTTTTCGAGCGCGACAGCGCCGGGTGCTACCTGGAAGTGGGCGTCTTTCAGGGATTGACCCTGCTGTCGGTGGCAAGCGCCTGCCGCTCACTGCAATGCTACGGAATCGACAATTTTGCCTTTTTTGACCCTGAGGGGCAGAACCTGCGCATCGTCAGGGAGCGGGCGGCAAAACTCGCCGTCGGGAATGCTACGGTCATCAACAAAGATTATGAAGATGCTTTGGAGAGCCTTGCCCAGACTACTGGCGGGCGCAAGGTCGGAGTGTACTTTGTGGACGGCCCCCACGACTACCGCAGCCAGCTGATGTGCCTGGAACTGGTGCTACCCCATTTGCATCGCGACGCCGTGATCGTGGTGGACGACAGCAACTACCGCCACGTCCGCCAGGCCAACCGCGATTTTTTGATGACCCATCCGGAGTTTAAGCTGGTCTTTGATGCCTACACCGCCTGTCATCCGGCCAACGCGACGCCAGCGCAACGCCGCGCGGCGCAGGAGGGCTGGTGGAATGGGGTCAACATTCTGGTGCGTGATCCCGAGGGCCTGCTGCCGCCGGCGTACCCACCAACCGAACGTAGCCGCCAGTTATACGAGAACGAGCACATTGTGCACGCAGGGGCTGTTGCAGAACTGGCTCCCCAGGCTACCGAACTGTTGCAACTGCTGCTGCGCAATCCTCTGCGATTTGTAGCTTCCTCTCTAAGGCTTTATCAGCGCCTGCACGCAAACCGCACAGCCCTTGCAAGCCGCTATCCCCAAATGAATACCTACAGCGCAGATCTTCCTGCTTCCCGTTTCAACACCGCTGTGTTGGCCCCCGAATCCAGGACACGTCCAAACAAATGATTTACCCATTGGCTCACAAAGCCTATAGGCACCTGAAGCGGATTGTCTCTACATGTGAGACCGTCGATTTTGGCAAATTCAAGCTCACCATCGATCCACGCGATCCGGGCGGGCTTGCCTACCATCAAAAACATTACTTCGGCGACCTGCTCTGTCCCCTCGAAAATGAAATTGTTGCGCGCTTCCGCCCGTCTGTCTATTTGGATGTGGGGGCCAACTATGGATTTACGGCCCTGGCTCATGCCGCCCGTAACCCCGGTTGCTTAATTATCGCCGTCGAGCCGTCGCCCACTCTGTTGCCCTATTTAAAGCAAAATCTTGAAGCTGCAGGTTGCAACTTTCGACTGGTTGATGCTGTGTGCTCCGATCGGCCTGGCCGGATGCCGTTTTCCCTCAATTTGGCGGGTAGCCAGGACAACCGGGTCTTTGAAGACCACCAGTCAACCCCGGCCCGGGCCTGGAAAACTGTCGCGGCGGCGGCCACCACCGTCACCGAGCTGCTGCAATCGGTGGCTGTCGATGCCTTTGCGTATATTAAAGTTGACACCCAGGGCTTTGAAGAAAGAGTGTTCCAGGGTGCCGACGCATTTTTGCGCTCGCACAATCGCTGGCTGGTGCGCACCGAATTTGCCCCCAAATGGTTGGCTTCTCAGGGTACAGATCCATTGATGCACCTCAAAAACCTGGTAGAGCGCTACGTCGTTGCGGAGTTGCCCAAACGCACCCGCTTTCGGGGAGATTCGCTTTCTACAGTGCTGGACGATGCGCTGGACCCGGAACACTGTCAGGCTTTTGTCCAGTACCTCCGTGGCCTTGCAGACGGAGACGGATGGTGCGATTTGCTCGTCGTTCCGCCTACCAGTCCCCTACTCAGACACTAAAACCACAGTGCGACCGACAGCCCGCCTTTCCCTTGCTGGTTTGCCGCTCAGGCTATGGCACTCACCGACGATCACGACTTGGGGCAGTTTTGCGGCGCGCACATTGAGTCTGGTCGCTGTTTTTCCACTGGTGCTGGCCCGCTTCAGCGCTGAACAGGTGGTCGTCTGGTCGTTGCTCAACAGCATTATTGGATTGCAGATGCTCGCCGATCTGGGATTCGCCTCCACCTTCTCGCGGGTAATTGCTTTTGCTATGGGCGGCGCCAAAGACCTTGTGGATTTTCGCAACCCCAAGCGCGTTCACGGCAGTGGTGAGCCTGATTGGGAGGTGATCGGCCGCATCAGCTCCACCATGGGTACTGTCTATGGGCGGCTTACGGTTGTATCCGTGATCGCCCTTGCCTCCTTCGGTACTTGGTCGCTTAACAAGCCGATCGAAGCTCTGCCGGATCGCACCGAGGCCTGGCTTGCGTGGGCGGTGGTGCTCGCCACCACTGCGATCACTTTCCGCGGCAATGCCTACAGCGCCTATTTGCAGGGCATCAACCAGATCGCTCTACTGCGCCGCTGGGAAATCGCGACCTCTGTGGGTGCGGTGATAACCAGCACTGCAGTGATGCTCGTAGATGGGAGTTTGCTAGCGCTAGTGGTTGCCAACCAGATCTGGCTAGTCATTGCAACGTTGCGCAACCGCTGGCTGTGCAGTGTCGTCAAGCAAGGACGTTTTTTCTACGGCAGCGACCAGGGCCTGGATGGGCCGATCTTCCAGGCGGTATGGCCGAGTGCCTGGCGCAGCGGGGTGGGCATCGCCCTCACCGGCGGTCTGGTTCAGGTGAGCAATTTGCTGTACGCCCAGTGGGGACCGGTACAGCAGGTAGCTTCCTACCTCATCGCCCTTCGCCTTATCCAGGCGGTCAGTCAATTTTCTCAGGCGCCTTTTTACAGCAAGACCCCTCTGCTTGCCCGCCTGCGCAGCGAGGGCAAACTCGATGAACAGGTGTATGTCGCTCGCCGCGGCATGTTGCTTTCATACTGGGCATATAGTATTGGATTTGTGGCCATCGGAACTTCTGCTGGGCCGCTGCTCAAGTTACTCGATAGCCAGACCAGCTTCGTGGAACCGCAACTTTGGGCTTTGATGGGCCTGGTTTTCTTTTGCGAGCGCTACGGCGCTATGCACCTGCAGCTGTATACAACCACAAATCACATCATCTGGCACACAGTGGCTCTTGTTCACAGTGCCATTTTTATGGCGGTCAGCCTTGCAACGTTTAACTTTGTTGGCGCATATGCTATTCCCGGAGGCTTGCTGGCTGGCTACTTAGGCTTTTACTCCTGGTATTCTGCTGCCCATTCCTACAAAGCTTTCCACCTGCAGCTGTGGTCTTTCGAGAAGTCTACATCCCTGGTTCCCCTTTCGGTCACACTGGTCTACTCACTGGGGTCATTTTTATTTCCGATGTTGAGCAAAACATGGAACGGATGAGCACGCAGAAGGTCGAAAATGTGAGACAAAGCAGTCCTGATAGTGATGGTTTTTCTCAGAGTGCAACCCTCAATCCTTACCGGTTCGCAGCCTTTGAATTACTCAATCGCTTGCGTTGGGATTTCAACCCAGAATCCTGGCGTTCGCGGGCTAAGCTTCGCGCCTGGAAAAACAAGTATGCCGACAAAAAAGCTGTCATTTTGTGCAACGGACCTAGCTTGTTAAAGTCGGATCTGTCCATGCTTGATGGTTATTTCACCTTCGGGCTCAATAAGATTAATCTTTTGTTCGATAAAACTACATTTCGTCCTTCCTGTATTGTATCTGTCAATCCTTTCGTCATTGAGCAAAACGCCGACTTTTTCAACCAGACGGACATTCCTTTGTTCTTGGACCGAGTAGCCCTTAAGGACGTGCGGGCAAGGGACAATGTGACGATGTTGCACTCAGCGGGCCAGAGCAAGTTCGCCAGAGATTGTTCAATCAGTATTTACCAGGGCTCCACCGTGACGTTTGTGGCCATGCAACTCGCATTTCATATAGGTTTCCGGCAAGTCGCTTTGATCGGCTGCGATCACAATTTCACTACCACAGGCCCAGCCAATCAGACTGTCATAGCAGGTAAAAGGGACGACAACCATTTCGATCCCAACTACTTCGCCGGCGGTGTCAAATGGCAACTGCCGGACTTGCCCAATAGCGAAGCTGCTTACTCCCTTGCTCTGGTGGTTTACGAGACGGCGGGCAGAAAGCTCGTAAACTGTACAGAAGGAGGTCGTTTGGAACTGCTGCCCCGAATTTCGTTGGACAATTTTGTCCGCAGTTAACTCTTGTGAGCGGTAAAGGGCTGCCGCAAGAAGATGAGGGTGTACCCTGTAGTGAGTTGTAAATCTGTCGATTGGTTTTTGATGACAACCTTGCAAAGGCTTACCAACCCATGAAGTGTGCTTTCGTTTCTGACTTGCATCGCACTCTAACCTGGCTGCTTGTATTTACAAGCTGGCCTTGCCTGCCGGTGTTCGCGCAGCCGACGCCGTCCTTCGGGGTACCGAACTTTGCAGCCCAACTCACCGAAACGACTTACAGTCTAGGGCCGGGAGACGGCCTTCAAGTAACTTTCTACGACGTTCCCGAAATATCCGGTGCCAGGACTGTGCTGCCGGACGGCACCCTTTCGCTGCCGCTGATTGGCAGCATAGCGGCCGAGGGCCTTACAGCGGAGCAACTCTCGCAAAGGCTGGTGGAACTTTACCGTCCCTATCTGGCGCGCCCGCGGGTAGATGTGACCGTCGAGCGCCCGCGACCCATCACCCTTGTCGTCAGTGGGGAGGTCAACCGGCCGGGTCCCTATACCTTTCAACCGGTACAGAGTGTCACCTTCTCTGGAGGCACCAGCCCTGCGACACTGTATAACCGGATCACGGTCAGCACCGCCCTTATTCAGGCTGCTGGTTTAACCGAGCGTGCCAATGTCCGGCAGGTGACCCTTGTGCGGCGACTGCCAGGGGGAGCGACCGTCCGGCGCAATCTTGATCTGTGGGCACTGTTGCAAAACGGGGATGTCTCACAAAACCCCAATCTCCAAGATGGAGACGCGATTTTGGTCCCGCGCTCCGAAGAAGGCAAGCCGGACTACGACTACGATGTGGTTGCCCAATCGAGTCTTTCCCCCGAGCAGATTGAAGTGCAGGTCATTGGCGAGGTCGCAAAACCCGGTTCGGTTAAAATTCGCAGCGGCGCCCCTTTAACCAGTGCCCTGATAGGTGCCGGAGGACTTACGAATTTGTCCGATCCGACCCAGGTTGAACTCGTCCGTGCCAACCGCGACGGTACGGTGACACGCCGCGTAGTCAACGCCCGTCTTGAGCAGCCTACGGACATCAAGCTCAACCCTCCCCTCAGGCAATCCGACATGATTGTCGTGCGACGCTCCTTTGGTGGCGATGTAATTAATGGGGTGAGCACGGTTCTCGGGCCTTTTACCCAGCTTGCCAACGTCGTCGTCCTATTTAGAGCACTGCGCTAATGACAAAACAGCCGTTTGCAGACCCCGTCGACAAGCCCGCACAAGTCGTTGAGGAGTCGAGCTTCGATTGGCAAACGTACGCCAGGACCATATGGCGCCGACGCTACGCATTTATTGGGGTCTTCGTTGCCACCTTCTCTCTGGCGGCGGCTTATACATTTTTGAGCAATCCCGTCTACGAAGGCGAGATGCTTCTGCTGCTTGAGGACAGAAACTCCCAACCGAAGGTGCTGGCGGATGAAGCCAGCCCTATGAGCTATTTTGCCAGCAACTCGGCCGATATCAACACCCAGATTGAGGTGTTGCTGCGTCGACCCTTGATCGAGAAAGCTCTGCGGGTGCTACGTCCAAAATTTCCAGAACTTCTCGATCAGGATGCAGAGGATATCACCAAGCGTCTCGAGATTATCCGAGAAGAGCGAACGCAAGTCGCCGTCGTCAGCTTCGAAGACACAGATCCACAAGTGGTCAAAGCCATCCTCGACGAACTATCGCGCACTTACATTGATTACAGCCTTGAGATACAAAAATCGAAGCTCGATGGAGCTATTGCCTTTATTGAAAACGAATTGCCCCCTGTCCGCAAAGAGGTTGAACGCGCAGAGGAACAACTACGCACCTTCCGCCGCCAGTACAGCATTCTGGATCCGCAAGTGCAGGGAACGGAACTAGCTGCGACCTTGAATACCCTCAACCGTGACTACGAACAATCCAAAGCGGAACTGGAGGCTAGCAAGGAGCATTATTGGGCATTGAGTGAGAGACTAGGCATCTCTCCAGGTCAGGCGCTGGCGTCGGCAACATTAAGCAAGGACGGCCCATACCAGGAAAACCTGACCCAGCTGCAAAAAGTAGAAACCCAACTAGCTCTTGAGCAGGCGCGTTTCCGCGACGACTATCCGGCAGTCCAGAGCCTGAAATCGAAACGCGACCGGCTGCGCCAAGTTCTGGCCAGCCAAGCCCAGCAAATTCTGGGTGATCGCACAGTCCCAGCCATCGTCTCCGGCGGTGCCTCCTTGCAGGACAGCATTGCTGACAGCGTGAACAACACAGGTTCGCCAAAAGGGATTACAGATCGCCTCGGTGATCTACAAGTCAATCTCGCGGCGGAGCTCATAAAAGCAGAAAATGCTTATCGAGTTCAAACTGCTAGAGTTGCAGGTCTGGAAAATGTCAAAAACCGCATGATCGGTCAATTTAAAGTTGTACCGAGCCTAGCGAAGCGGTATCAAGAATTGGTGCGAGATAGTAATCTTGCCTCAAACAGTCTCAACCGGCTACTCGAAAGGTTACAGGAATTACGAATTCAAGCTGCACAGGAGTTGTCACCATGGCGGGTGATCGAACCGGCTGCAATTCCCGAAAAACCGATCTGGCCGAAACCGCTATTGACCCTCGGAGGCGGTGCACTGCTTGGCCTTGTCTTCGGTTTAGGGATAGCAAGTCTGCTGGAATCGGTCGATGACCGAGTCAAGTCAATCAGCCAGGCTAAAGAATTACTCAACTTGCCGTTGCTTGGAGCAATTCCATTTACAGAAGAAGAGGATTTGCAGGCGAGCAGCCAACCCCAATTTTCCAAGGAAAGGCAAAAGCCGGACCTACCAAAGTCGTCTTTAGAAAAATCGATGCTGCGGGAAGCTTTCCGATCGCTGCTGACCAATCTGCGCTTCTTGAGTTCCGATCGGAAGCTCAAAGTTTTTGTCGTTTCTTCGTCAATGCCTGGGGAAGGTAAAAGTACCGTTGCAACCAACTTGGCCAAGGTAGTAGGCGGTCTCAACCGTAAAGCTTTACTCGTAGATGCCGATTTAAGACGGCCCACGGTTTCCAACAAACTCGAATTGTCAAATGGCCCCGGCCTTTCGACAGTGCTCGCAGGGGAGATGCACTGGAGCAATTGTGTCAACCAGATTGACGAAAATGTCCATGTCCTGACATCCGGTCCCCTGCCGCCCGATCCTGTAGCCTTGCTCGATTCACTACGCATGAAAGAATTAGTAAAGCAGTGGGGTGAAAGATATGACCTGGTGATCATTGACAGCCCCCCTATGATTGGCTTGGCCGATGCCACTATTCTGACAAAGTGCGCAGATGGTCTTGTCTTCGTGATTGGTCTAGAAGTGGCTAGAAGGGGTGGTGTCTTGAGCGCCCTTGAACGGTTGCGCTCCGCATCATTAGTACCAGTTGGTTTTGTCGCCAACGGGGTGCGAAAAGAAGCTGAAGGACGTTCCTACTACACCCAGCATTACTACCACTACTACGGTCAACCTACACCGGACAAGAATCAGACTGGTACCCGACAACGTAAGAAATAACAATCGACATTGCATCCATGGCCGCTGAAGTCAAAAGGATACTCGCAGCTGTTCTCAACTGGAAAGGAGTAGAGGACACAATTCATTGTTTTGAATCATTGTTGTCGTGTCGCTTGCCCGAGATGGTTCATTTGGAAATCCTCATCATGGACAACGACTCTAGAGATAATTCCTTTGAAATTCTCGAAAAATACGTTCAGAATCGCGGCGGTACCAAGGTATTCAAGACATACAAGCTCGACGAGTTCGAGAAGGCGGCCGATGTAGGCATGTCGATCTACCTTGTTCAAAACGGTGAAAACTTGGGTTTCGCAGGAGGTATAAACGTTGCCTTCAACTACGCCTTGAGAAGCAACTTCGACTACGTGCTTCTTGTGAACAACGATGCTGAGATCAAGCCGCATAGCCTGTGTGCAGCCCTTGACGCGTTTACCACGGATAAGGATATTGGCGCCATAGCAGCGAAGATTATCGTAGCAGGGACAGCGATTATCGACTCGGCAGGAGACGGGTGTTTATATCCAGGGAAGTTCTACAAGAGACACCAGGCGGAACCTATGGGATCTGTCACGGCGCGCGAGTCAGTCTTCGGGTTTTGTGGAGG harbors:
- a CDS encoding glycosyltransferase family 2 protein; the encoded protein is MAAEVKRILAAVLNWKGVEDTIHCFESLLSCRLPEMVHLEILIMDNDSRDNSFEILEKYVQNRGGTKVFKTYKLDEFEKAADVGMSIYLVQNGENLGFAGGINVAFNYALRSNFDYVLLVNNDAEIKPHSLCAALDAFTTDKDIGAIAAKIIVAGTAIIDSAGDGCLYPGKFYKRHQAEPMGSVTARESVFGFCGGGALISTQMLTQVGGFDEDFFINHEDSDLSYRARIAGYKILLEPDFVIEHKVSSSMSKAGTLPNYYSILNADRVYLKNTPWLIMALTFHEKLLYEIISFMYWVLISKKMSVYLKAKRDFLYGLQGTLRKRKLLQNLRCCNSFELLINMDSILNSPAAKKRLSDIKLRLLGGNRHGHAFF